CCTGGGGACAACGATGACGGGCTGGATCGTGGCGGTCTTTGGTTTCAAATTGAAGCTGGGACAGATCGCTTTTCCCCTGATTCTGGTCGGCACTCTGATGTACATGTTTGCCCGCAAGCGGGTGGGGATGATCGGTTTCGCACTGGCTGGCTTTGGTCTGATCTTTGTCGGCATTGATAACATGCAGGCCGGGATGTCGGGACTGACAGATACGGTGACGCCGAAATCGTTTCCCACAGATGACTGGCTGGGGCGCATCCTGTTGATTTTGATCGGCATGGGGGTCTCCATGGTCACGCAGTCGTCCAGCGCGGGAATGGCGATGGCAATTACCGCCGTGCATACCGGTACGATTTCGCTGACGCAGGGGGTCGCGATGGTGGTCGGTTTCGATATGGGGACGACCGTCACCGCGGTGATCGCCACACTGGGTGGTTCGGTGACGGCGCGGCGAACCGCATTTGCGCATGTTCTCTTTAATACAACGACCGCCTGCGTGGCTTACTTACTGATACCACTCTATATGTGGAGCTGGCAATCTTATGTGAATCAGGGGGATCGTTTCTCCCCGGAAATCGGACTGGCCCTGTTTCACAGCCTGTTTAATCTGCTGGGGATCCTGATGCTGGCTCCGTTATCCAGCCAGGTAATTCGCGTCCTCTGCTGGCTGGTGCCTGATGCGGTGAATGACCAGGTGGAACGTCTGGAAGAGTCATTCATCCAGACTCCTAACGTAGCGATTGAAGCGTCGCGCTCGACATTGACCGAAGTCTTTCAGGATGTCCTGCACCTGTTTCACGGGTTGTTTACAAATGAGGCAGACCGGGCTGATATTTCCTCGATGATGGAACAGACGCATGAGACCTTGACAATTACCGAAGATTATCTGAGGCGGGTCAACGTGTCGAAATCGGATCCGCAGACCTTGCGTTGTTACCAGGAAGTCGTGCTGGCACTGGACCACATCAGGCGCCTGACAAGACGCTTCAAGGAAATCGAGCGTCTGGATGCGGCTGCTGATGTGGAAGATCTGCAAAAGGTCGTAACACGGTTGACGAAACTGTTAGATGACACAGAAATCGCCTTCGAGGATCGTAGCGAACTGATGGACGAGCAGCCGCTGGAAGACTGTGCGCGCGAACTGGATCAGGACCAGGAATCGGTCCGACGCCGGTTTACCGAGGCCGCGTCCCGATCGGGGGATGATTTTGAATATGTACTCAATCAGTTGGACGCTTATCGCTGGCTGTATCGCATCAGTTACCATCTCTGGCGAACGGTGCATCACCTGCAGAGTGCGCGGATCATCAATGGTCAGTCGGACATAGAACCTGCAGAAATTAATAATACGAAAGCCGTAGATTCCCGATCTGAGGATGAGGAGCAAGGAAGCGAAGATAAAAAAACGTCCCTGCAAATCGACAGCAGGGACGAAGTGGAATGATGGCTTAGTGACCGGAATCATTCCTTATCGAGATGAAATGTGAATTTATTTTCCTGCCCGGGAGTGACACTGGCGGTCAGTCCTGATTTGGCTGGATCCGCATATCTATCGGGAATCAATGAGACTTCCTGGATGACCACATTGGCCTCATCCAGATTGGCTCCCTCCGGTGGACCTTCGGTTCTGGAGCAAATCACAGTGACCTTGTGTTCGCCAGCGATGGCACCGTCACCGTCTGTGAAAGTGCGCAGCTGGAATTCGCCATTTTCATCAGTGCGACCTACTGCAGCTTGTGGTTCGCCCCCCGTGGATTGGAAAACAACGGTTGCTTCGGGCAGTGGTTTACCATCGAAGGTGACGATACCGGACGCGGGAAATGTGTCGGGACGCTGCTCGGTCCATTTGTCTTCACTGGACCCAGAGCAGGACATCATCAAAACGGGCATGGAAAGTAACAGGAGCGGCATAGCAGAGTAACGCATTGAGTATTTATCCTTCAGACCAGAATTGATTCGAAGCAGGAGGGGGAGAAACCGGAGCAGGTTCCTCCCCTGTTAACAGTTCGACAAAAGTAGAGTTATTAGAATTCCCCTACCGTTTCTCCTCCGTTCTTGGAGCCCAGTGCGCCCCAGATACCATAGGGGCTTTTACCTGAAGTGACCTGCGATGCAGCTATATTACCAGTATCGATGTTCTCACTGATAAAGCGGACCGCGCCATCTCCCATCAATAAGTGGACGCCCCCTACATGTCTGCTGGAGGGAGGTAAGATTCCCGATGTTGTCTGTCCATTACAGACCGGCGAATTGGGAGGCAGGATGGTATTAAAGTTGATATAGCCTGCGCGTCCATCGGTCCAACGCGTTCCCAGTGAGCGGTTCCGGTCCAGCAGCCCAGTGGTAAAAGCACCGTTCACAAAACTGGCCCGGCAGGCAGATGGGTTTGTGGTGTTGCTGGTGGAGTTGGTGCCGAACGTGTTGGCCGGTGTCAGGGAGCCCGCTCCGGGGGGACGCACACATTCTGAGACCATTGCCGTGTTGCTGGTGCCGTCGATAATATCCCGCATGCGGACACTGGTCCGGAAACCAAATACGCCCCGCAGAGCACCGGATGAATTCGTTTCGAGATTGCTGTACTGGTCGCCTACCGAGAACAGGTAATTATGTTGACCTAATGTGGTGATGTCACCTGTGTCGACGTCGGACGGGCACATGATAATAGCCAGTTTGGTTTTGTAAGCTGAAAACCCTGTGTTCCAGACATAGGACGTCGATCCCAGGTTACCTGTGATCTGTTCGTAGAGGGGGGCCTGGTCCAGGTAGGGGAGTAAAGGGACGTAAGTGCTG
This is a stretch of genomic DNA from Gimesia sp.. It encodes these proteins:
- a CDS encoding DUF1559 domain-containing protein; amino-acid sequence: MKPSKSRRGFTLIELLVVIAIIAILIALLLPAVQQAREAARRSTCKNNLKQMGLALHNYHSTHGMFPASRIGPYESTCTTCGPDSRFSTYVPLLPYLDQAPLYEQITGNLGSTSYVWNTGFSAYKTKLAIIMCPSDVDTGDITTLGQHNYLFSVGDQYSNLETNSSGALRGVFGFRTSVRMRDIIDGTSNTAMVSECVRPPGAGSLTPANTFGTNSTSNTTNPSACRASFVNGAFTTGLLDRNRSLGTRWTDGRAGYINFNTILPPNSPVCNGQTTSGILPPSSRHVGGVHLLMGDGAVRFISENIDTGNIAASQVTSGKSPYGIWGALGSKNGGETVGEF
- a CDS encoding Na/Pi symporter, which gives rise to MGLEILNALGGLGLFLLGMVILTNGLKELAGDTIRRLIAKFTKNMPSGIATGAIVTAVLQSSSATTVTAVGFASAGLLSLSQSLGIIFGANLGTTMTGWIVAVFGFKLKLGQIAFPLILVGTLMYMFARKRVGMIGFALAGFGLIFVGIDNMQAGMSGLTDTVTPKSFPTDDWLGRILLILIGMGVSMVTQSSSAGMAMAITAVHTGTISLTQGVAMVVGFDMGTTVTAVIATLGGSVTARRTAFAHVLFNTTTACVAYLLIPLYMWSWQSYVNQGDRFSPEIGLALFHSLFNLLGILMLAPLSSQVIRVLCWLVPDAVNDQVERLEESFIQTPNVAIEASRSTLTEVFQDVLHLFHGLFTNEADRADISSMMEQTHETLTITEDYLRRVNVSKSDPQTLRCYQEVVLALDHIRRLTRRFKEIERLDAAADVEDLQKVVTRLTKLLDDTEIAFEDRSELMDEQPLEDCARELDQDQESVRRRFTEAASRSGDDFEYVLNQLDAYRWLYRISYHLWRTVHHLQSARIINGQSDIEPAEINNTKAVDSRSEDEEQGSEDKKTSLQIDSRDEVE
- a CDS encoding Ig-like domain-containing protein yields the protein MRYSAMPLLLLSMPVLMMSCSGSSEDKWTEQRPDTFPASGIVTFDGKPLPEATVVFQSTGGEPQAAVGRTDENGEFQLRTFTDGDGAIAGEHKVTVICSRTEGPPEGANLDEANVVIQEVSLIPDRYADPAKSGLTASVTPGQENKFTFHLDKE